Proteins encoded by one window of Brevibacterium atlanticum:
- a CDS encoding glycoside hydrolase family 3 N-terminal domain-containing protein, producing the protein MLRSRLSILALTTTLALVGCSGGTSSSDAETSDAKPTADSGSAAQAAPETETDLDDPADADPSDYQDEAAEIVDGFSDDELAGSLIIGTWNGTDTQTPVDMIKQNHLGGVIVMGYNLSENPTSKQVTELTKQISGARTKGQPVSIGVDQEGGPVSRLSSAALPFPPLMALAATDDSDLITEATTVQGQNLTDLGFTIDFAPDSDVTVGPKDKAINVRSAGTDHKDAAEVVADAVDGYEAGGVGSSAKHFPGHGRLGVDSHESLPVSEKSINELEDTDLRPFKSAVKAGVPMVMMGHIGLPDATTTPATLNEKAYSALRDKLDFDGVIITDALNMKAVPQNLKGGETVKALAAGADLALMPPDSGAAQKAIVKAMSDGTLKKKDLEEKSERVVAMQLATAEAQKSVKAGTESGGSGNGSDAKKTLTEVAEKSLTVLKGECSFDGTDSISIVGGSDKEKAELTKAAEDVGLSVGSGGTSVSLSPSTSADVAVGTAAPWTMRSTSAKSAVTAYDSNPYALKAVAKWLKGDFKASGQLPAEYEGSDKAPDCG; encoded by the coding sequence ATGTTGCGTTCTCGCCTGAGCATTCTGGCCCTGACCACGACTCTCGCGCTCGTCGGCTGTTCCGGCGGGACCTCGTCGTCCGATGCAGAGACGAGCGATGCGAAACCGACCGCAGACTCCGGTTCCGCCGCGCAGGCCGCGCCGGAGACCGAGACGGATCTCGATGATCCCGCAGACGCGGATCCGTCCGATTACCAGGACGAGGCCGCCGAGATCGTCGACGGCTTCTCCGACGACGAACTCGCCGGTTCTCTCATCATCGGCACCTGGAACGGCACGGACACGCAGACTCCGGTGGACATGATCAAGCAGAACCACCTCGGCGGGGTCATCGTCATGGGGTACAACCTGTCGGAGAATCCGACGTCGAAGCAGGTCACAGAACTGACGAAGCAGATCTCGGGGGCTCGCACCAAGGGCCAGCCCGTGTCGATCGGCGTCGACCAGGAGGGCGGCCCAGTGTCCCGGCTGAGCTCGGCGGCACTGCCGTTCCCACCGCTCATGGCCCTGGCCGCCACCGATGACTCCGATCTCATCACCGAGGCGACGACGGTGCAGGGGCAGAACCTCACCGACCTCGGATTCACCATCGACTTCGCGCCCGACTCCGACGTCACCGTGGGGCCGAAGGACAAAGCGATCAACGTCCGCTCGGCCGGCACTGACCACAAGGACGCGGCCGAGGTGGTCGCTGACGCCGTCGACGGGTACGAAGCCGGCGGAGTCGGCAGCTCGGCGAAGCATTTCCCCGGCCACGGCCGCCTCGGCGTGGATTCGCATGAGAGCCTGCCCGTGTCGGAGAAGTCGATCAACGAGCTCGAAGACACGGACCTGCGGCCATTCAAGTCCGCAGTCAAGGCAGGCGTGCCGATGGTGATGATGGGTCACATCGGCCTGCCCGATGCGACAACCACCCCGGCCACGCTCAACGAGAAGGCGTATTCGGCGCTGCGGGACAAGCTCGACTTCGACGGCGTGATCATCACCGACGCTCTGAACATGAAGGCCGTGCCGCAGAACCTCAAGGGCGGGGAGACTGTCAAGGCGCTCGCGGCCGGCGCGGACCTCGCGCTCATGCCCCCGGATTCGGGCGCCGCGCAGAAGGCGATCGTCAAGGCGATGAGCGATGGGACGCTGAAGAAGAAGGACCTCGAGGAGAAGTCCGAACGCGTCGTCGCCATGCAGCTGGCTACCGCCGAAGCGCAGAAGAGCGTGAAGGCCGGGACAGAATCGGGGGGATCCGGGAACGGTTCCGACGCGAAGAAGACCCTCACCGAGGTGGCCGAGAAGTCCCTGACCGTGCTCAAGGGCGAATGCTCCTTCGACGGCACCGATTCGATCTCGATCGTCGGCGGCAGCGACAAGGAGAAAGCGGAGCTGACGAAGGCGGCCGAGGACGTCGGGTTGAGCGTCGGATCGGGCGGAACCTCCGTGAGCCTGAGCCCCTCGACCTCGGCGGATGTCGCCGTCGGCACCGCTGCCCCGTGGACGATGCGCAGCACCTCGGCGAAGTCGGCGGTGACCGCCTACGACTCGAATCCCTACGCTCTGAAAGCCGTGGCGAAATGGCTCAAGGGCGATTTCAAGGCATCAGGCCAGCTGCCCGCTGAGTACGAGGGCAGCGACAAAGCCCCCGACTGCGGGTGA
- a CDS encoding C40 family peptidase: protein MAPKQHGRRAAATKAKTPLTELSEMLAANSGAFGRRAAVVAASGGLLTAAVLPAAGQGTDDQASVSAETEKQAPVEFKNQAPTVDVDSESKSGDQAAAVTVDTGGVTAEAAPKPKPKPKPAPASQTDDKTSDDSKSTEKTADEPKESAAPKKSSDDDAPSDSGKDKSKDDGADSGSGDVKVPDGSKAEQVIAIAKQYVGTPYVSGGTSPSGWDCSGYTSYVYGKVGVNLPRTSSAQKGAGQTVSASEAKAGDIIWTQGHVGIYAGDGMMYDAGNSSVDTSYRSVDWMTAQGAQFIRVL from the coding sequence GTGGCACCTAAGCAACACGGCCGCCGCGCCGCCGCTACCAAGGCCAAGACACCGCTGACCGAGCTGAGCGAAATGCTCGCTGCGAACTCCGGAGCATTCGGCCGCCGGGCTGCAGTCGTGGCCGCCAGTGGCGGTCTGCTCACCGCAGCAGTCCTTCCCGCCGCGGGCCAGGGAACCGATGACCAGGCCTCGGTCTCGGCCGAGACCGAGAAGCAAGCACCGGTCGAGTTCAAGAATCAGGCACCGACCGTCGACGTCGACAGCGAATCGAAGTCCGGCGATCAGGCGGCTGCGGTCACCGTCGACACTGGCGGCGTCACCGCCGAGGCGGCTCCCAAGCCGAAGCCCAAGCCCAAGCCGGCACCTGCCTCGCAGACTGACGACAAGACCTCCGACGACTCGAAGTCGACAGAGAAGACTGCCGACGAGCCGAAGGAGTCGGCCGCTCCCAAGAAGTCATCCGACGATGACGCTCCCTCGGATTCAGGCAAGGACAAGAGCAAGGACGACGGAGCGGACTCCGGTTCCGGAGACGTCAAGGTTCCCGACGGGTCGAAGGCCGAGCAGGTCATCGCCATCGCGAAGCAGTACGTCGGCACTCCATACGTCTCCGGCGGCACCTCGCCCAGCGGATGGGACTGCTCCGGCTACACCTCGTACGTCTACGGCAAGGTCGGCGTGAATCTGCCGCGCACGTCTTCGGCACAGAAGGGCGCAGGGCAGACCGTCTCGGCCTCCGAGGCGAAGGCCGGCGACATCATCTGGACACAGGGCCATGTCGGCATCTACGCGGGCGACGGCATGATGTACGACGCAGGCAACTCGAGCGTGGATACCAGCTACCGCAGCGTCGATTGGATGACCGCGCAGGGCGCTCAGTTCATCCGCGTGCTCTGA
- a CDS encoding sulfurtransferase, protein MTRSDVLITADELLSRLASSTASTPAPRLLDVRWTLHKPDGRDDFAAGHIPGAIYVDLDTELADHSSTDPTAGRHPLPSPEDFQETVRAWGIGADTEVVVYDDNSSLGAARAWWLLRWAGLNARVLDGGLAAYREAGGELETGDSRVVEPSPVTISPGSLPVIDADDAAEWNGVLLDARAGERFRGETEPLDPQAGHIPGAKNAPATDNVPAGTFLPEPDLIKRFSDLGALDQPVGVYCGSGVTACHNALALASLGVEASLYPASWSGWSSDPAHPVETGV, encoded by the coding sequence ATGACCCGCTCCGACGTCCTCATCACCGCCGATGAGCTGCTCAGCCGACTGGCATCGAGCACTGCATCGACACCGGCGCCGAGGCTGCTCGACGTCCGCTGGACCCTGCACAAACCCGATGGCCGGGACGACTTCGCCGCCGGGCACATCCCCGGCGCGATCTACGTCGACCTCGATACCGAGCTCGCTGACCACAGCAGCACCGACCCCACGGCCGGGCGGCACCCGCTGCCGAGTCCCGAGGATTTCCAGGAGACCGTGCGCGCATGGGGCATTGGGGCCGACACCGAGGTCGTGGTCTATGACGACAATTCCTCGCTCGGGGCGGCCCGGGCCTGGTGGCTGCTGCGGTGGGCCGGGTTGAACGCACGCGTCCTCGACGGTGGGCTGGCCGCCTACCGGGAGGCCGGCGGTGAGCTCGAGACCGGTGACTCTCGTGTGGTGGAGCCGAGTCCGGTGACGATCTCCCCCGGCTCGCTGCCCGTCATCGACGCCGACGATGCCGCCGAATGGAACGGAGTCCTGCTCGATGCCCGGGCCGGCGAGCGCTTCCGCGGAGAGACCGAACCACTGGACCCGCAAGCCGGACACATCCCTGGGGCGAAGAACGCCCCGGCCACCGATAACGTCCCAGCGGGGACGTTCCTGCCCGAACCGGACCTGATCAAGCGCTTCTCAGACCTCGGAGCGCTTGATCAGCCGGTCGGTGTCTACTGCGGCTCCGGCGTCACCGCCTGTCACAACGCCCTGGCCCTGGCGAGCCTCGGAGTGGAAGCGAGCCTCTACCCCGCCAGTTGGTCGGGCTGGTCCTCCGACCCCGCCCACCCCGTCGAGACCGGGGTCTGA
- a CDS encoding class I SAM-dependent methyltransferase: MDPQTLTELLDVAVLDRLDRIDDLPEDDLARSKALRKEGYSAEVTAALLTQAQLRKEAAAKLGPFAEDMLFTRDGLAQATRLPVAAHHARRLIGEVPDDAAFRIADLGCGIGADAVAFAGMGAHVSAVDADEVTAAIAAFNLRHLPDAAVEHARAEDVDLTGFDGLWFDPARRTIGKADKRGSTARITDPEAFSPSLSWVIEQASAAKAAGVKLGPALDHGLIPGDAEAQWVSHSGEVVEVCLYFGAARQRPGRSALIMGERTLLVHEDDLPDSDEAGIGELGQYLLEPDGAIVRAGLVTALCAPLQARRINPTIAYLTTDVEPSGPAAAGTTAFEIVDVLPAKIPSLRKALVARGIGSVVIKKRGADIIPDQVRRQLKLPKGDKATLVFTRLGDKHVVLLTHPV; the protein is encoded by the coding sequence ATGGATCCGCAGACTCTGACCGAACTGCTCGACGTCGCCGTGCTCGACCGGCTCGATCGCATCGACGATCTGCCCGAGGACGACCTCGCCCGGTCGAAGGCGCTGCGGAAGGAGGGCTATTCCGCCGAGGTGACCGCCGCCCTGCTCACTCAGGCTCAGCTGCGCAAGGAGGCGGCCGCGAAGCTCGGTCCCTTCGCCGAGGACATGCTCTTCACCCGCGACGGGCTCGCCCAGGCGACCCGGCTGCCGGTCGCCGCCCACCACGCCCGCCGCCTCATCGGCGAGGTGCCGGACGACGCGGCGTTCCGCATCGCCGACCTCGGGTGCGGCATCGGTGCGGACGCGGTTGCCTTCGCCGGGATGGGGGCGCACGTGTCCGCCGTCGACGCCGACGAGGTCACGGCCGCCATCGCCGCCTTCAACCTCCGCCACCTCCCCGACGCCGCAGTCGAGCACGCCCGCGCCGAGGACGTCGACCTCACGGGCTTCGACGGCCTGTGGTTCGACCCTGCCCGGCGCACGATCGGCAAGGCCGACAAGCGCGGATCGACTGCGCGCATCACCGACCCCGAGGCCTTCTCCCCCTCCCTGTCCTGGGTCATCGAGCAGGCGAGCGCGGCGAAGGCCGCCGGAGTGAAGCTCGGCCCCGCCCTCGACCACGGCCTCATCCCTGGCGATGCCGAGGCCCAATGGGTCTCCCACAGCGGCGAGGTCGTCGAGGTCTGCCTCTACTTCGGCGCCGCCCGTCAACGTCCCGGCCGCAGCGCACTGATCATGGGCGAGCGCACCCTGCTCGTCCACGAGGACGACCTGCCCGATTCGGACGAAGCGGGAATCGGGGAACTCGGTCAGTACCTGCTCGAGCCCGACGGTGCGATCGTGCGCGCCGGCCTCGTCACCGCCCTGTGCGCACCCCTGCAGGCGCGTCGGATCAACCCGACGATCGCGTATCTGACCACCGACGTCGAACCGAGCGGACCGGCCGCCGCCGGGACCACCGCCTTTGAGATCGTCGACGTTCTGCCCGCGAAGATCCCGAGCCTGCGCAAGGCTCTCGTCGCCCGCGGCATCGGCTCGGTCGTGATCAAGAAGCGCGGCGCCGACATCATTCCTGACCAGGTGCGCCGTCAGCTCAAGCTGCCCAAGGGCGACAAGGCGACACTCGTGTTCACCCGCCTCGGCGACAAGCACGTCGTCCTGCTCACGCATCCGGTGTGA